From the Nocardiopsis changdeensis genome, one window contains:
- a CDS encoding serine hydrolase domain-containing protein produces the protein MSPPPAARLHRIAARYAARPTVSAFAAAIEQPSTGFSWSHGDTERPYFIASITKLYTVAVVMQLRDEGALTLDTPAADLIGADTMRGLNTHGGRDHGPRITVRELLSQTSGIPDYFEQKRPDGTTFLDDVLRADAAWTTDELIDMARRLPSPFAPSTPGRAYYSDTNYQLVGRIIETVTSESQEEALRTRITGPLGLRDTWMLTPDTLDRYGEVAPLLHRRRALHIPRAIASFPPDGAVVSTVSDQLRFLRAFTGGRLFPEHYLAEMTARWNPVFSRLTPIDYGTGIMRFRVPRVLSPFAPVPTMVGHSGAFGNALYHLPGRDLYVAATVNQMEPRSLVHGLVAQLVARF, from the coding sequence ATGAGCCCGCCCCCCGCCGCCCGGCTGCACCGGATCGCCGCCCGCTACGCCGCCAGGCCCACCGTGTCGGCCTTCGCCGCCGCGATCGAGCAGCCCTCCACCGGGTTCTCCTGGAGCCACGGCGACACCGAGCGCCCCTACTTCATCGCCAGCATCACCAAGCTGTACACCGTCGCGGTCGTCATGCAGCTGCGCGACGAGGGCGCGCTGACCCTGGACACCCCCGCCGCCGACCTGATCGGCGCGGACACGATGCGCGGCCTCAACACCCACGGCGGACGCGACCACGGACCGCGCATCACGGTGCGCGAGCTGCTGTCGCAGACCTCCGGCATCCCCGACTACTTCGAGCAGAAGCGCCCCGACGGCACCACCTTCCTGGACGACGTCCTGCGCGCCGACGCCGCCTGGACCACCGACGAGCTCATCGACATGGCCCGCCGCCTGCCCAGCCCGTTCGCCCCCTCGACCCCGGGCCGGGCGTACTACAGCGACACCAACTACCAGCTGGTCGGGCGCATCATCGAGACCGTGACCTCCGAGAGCCAGGAGGAGGCCCTGCGCACCCGGATCACCGGCCCGCTGGGCCTGCGCGACACCTGGATGCTCACCCCGGACACCCTGGATCGCTACGGCGAGGTCGCCCCGCTCCTGCACCGCCGCCGGGCCCTGCACATCCCCCGGGCGATCGCCTCGTTCCCGCCCGACGGCGCGGTGGTCTCCACCGTCTCCGACCAGCTGCGGTTCCTACGGGCGTTCACCGGCGGCCGGCTGTTCCCGGAGCACTACCTGGCCGAGATGACCGCGCGCTGGAACCCGGTCTTCTCGCGCCTGACCCCCATCGACTACGGGACCGGGATCATGCGGTTCCGGGTGCCCCGCGTGCTGTCGCCGTTCGCGCCGGTCCCGACGATGGTCGGCCACTCCGGCGCCTTCGGCAACGCCCTCTACCACCTGCCCGGACGGGACCTGTACGTGGCGGCCACCGTCAACCAGATGGAGCCGCGCTCCCTGGTGCACGGCCTGGTGGCGCAGCTCGTCGCCCGGTTCTGA
- a CDS encoding PadR family transcriptional regulator — MSLRHAILGILSIRPMSGYDLKKAVDGSVGHFWTADQSQIYRTLSALVEEGLASRGTVVQEGRPTLHPHTVTEAGLAELDRWLASPLKTPPTRDAFLARVFFADRLPPEDVRALLDARRREIAAELAELEAVETPDPADLPEGVSALGYQLRLAALDNGIAHARAELAWLDATEQRLERITP; from the coding sequence ATGTCATTGCGGCACGCCATCCTCGGCATCCTGTCCATCCGACCCATGAGCGGCTACGACCTCAAGAAGGCCGTCGACGGCAGCGTCGGCCACTTCTGGACCGCCGACCAGTCGCAGATCTACCGGACCCTCTCCGCCCTGGTGGAGGAGGGGCTGGCGTCCCGCGGCACCGTCGTCCAGGAGGGCCGCCCCACCCTGCACCCCCACACCGTCACCGAGGCCGGACTGGCCGAGCTCGACCGCTGGCTCGCCTCGCCCCTCAAGACCCCGCCCACCCGCGACGCCTTCCTGGCCCGGGTGTTCTTCGCCGACCGCCTGCCGCCCGAGGACGTCCGCGCGCTCCTGGACGCCCGCCGCCGGGAGATCGCCGCGGAACTGGCCGAACTGGAGGCCGTGGAGACCCCCGACCCCGCCGACCTGCCCGAGGGCGTCTCCGCGCTGGGCTACCAGCTGCGCCTGGCCGCCCTCGACAACGGCATCGCCCACGCCCGGGCCGAGCTCGCCTGGCTCGACGCCACCGAACAACGACTCGAACGGATCACCCCATGA